A section of the Hirschia baltica ATCC 49814 genome encodes:
- the trpS gene encoding tryptophan--tRNA ligase translates to MSDLNTGYQGPERVFSGMQPSGDLHLGNYLGALINWVNMQDAHECVFCAVDLHAITVPQDPKLLAGQTREIVAAWLAAGIDPKKNIVFAQSSVRAHTELAWILNCTARMGWAERMTQFKDKAGKDAERASVGLFTYPVLMAADILAYKATHVPVGDDQKQHLELTRDCANRFNRDFNAPDFFPIPEPLIQGPGARIMSLKDGTKKMSKSDPSELSRINLIDDADTIAKKIKKAKSDADVLPSEVEGLDGRPEARNLVGIYGALSNKSSADVLAEFGGEGFGKFKPALAELAVEKMAPISQKMRDYIADPAQIDAVLEEGAERASSLADPILKEVRQIVGFWGN, encoded by the coding sequence ATGAGCGATTTAAATACAGGTTATCAAGGTCCAGAACGCGTGTTTTCAGGCATGCAACCATCAGGAGACCTTCATCTTGGCAATTATCTTGGCGCATTGATCAATTGGGTAAATATGCAAGACGCGCATGAATGTGTTTTTTGTGCCGTTGACTTGCATGCGATTACAGTGCCTCAAGACCCCAAATTGCTGGCAGGTCAAACTCGGGAGATTGTTGCCGCTTGGTTGGCCGCTGGAATTGATCCAAAGAAGAACATCGTGTTCGCTCAATCATCGGTTCGGGCGCATACTGAATTGGCTTGGATTTTAAATTGTACCGCTCGCATGGGCTGGGCAGAACGCATGACGCAATTTAAAGACAAAGCAGGTAAAGATGCTGAGCGCGCGTCTGTAGGGTTGTTTACCTATCCCGTTTTGATGGCAGCGGATATTTTGGCGTACAAAGCGACACATGTCCCTGTGGGGGACGATCAAAAACAGCATTTAGAGTTAACGCGCGATTGTGCAAATCGATTTAACCGTGATTTCAATGCGCCGGACTTTTTCCCAATTCCTGAGCCGCTTATACAAGGGCCGGGTGCGCGGATTATGTCTCTAAAAGATGGGACAAAGAAAATGTCCAAATCTGATCCATCTGAATTGTCACGAATTAATTTGATTGATGATGCAGATACGATTGCAAAGAAAATCAAAAAAGCTAAATCCGATGCTGATGTTCTTCCTTCTGAAGTAGAGGGATTGGACGGACGCCCAGAAGCGCGTAATCTGGTTGGGATTTATGGCGCTTTGTCGAATAAAAGTAGCGCCGATGTGCTTGCTGAATTTGGCGGTGAAGGGTTTGGAAAATTCAAACCAGCTTTAGCAGAATTAGCAGTTGAAAAGATGGCTCCCATTTCTCAAAAAATGCGAGATTACATAGCCGACCCTGCTCAGATTGATGCGGTATTGGAAGAAGGCGCTGAACGCGCGAGCTCGCTTGCAGATCCGATTTTGAAAGAGGTACGTCAAATTGTTGGGTTTTGGGGAAACTAA
- a CDS encoding universal stress protein — MQIETAQNQSGLDEIALMEPDTGMALTRKFLTLADDTQECFSAILFAAMRAKRVGAGLVIMRAVQVSGMGHWRGLDEDMRTEAMDNALAEVKSIARLIKDRIDIEAEIIVEIGKPEQAISRITNKDKTIKVIVLGSGSGRAGPGPLVSRIGRGKALTERPVAITIIPGNLTDDELDEMGGASH, encoded by the coding sequence TTGCAAATTGAAACTGCTCAGAATCAATCTGGACTTGACGAGATAGCATTGATGGAGCCTGATACAGGCATGGCTCTGACACGTAAATTTCTGACACTTGCTGACGATACTCAAGAGTGTTTTTCAGCGATTTTATTTGCAGCTATGCGTGCAAAACGCGTGGGTGCAGGATTGGTCATTATGCGCGCGGTTCAGGTGTCGGGCATGGGGCATTGGCGCGGCCTTGATGAAGATATGCGAACTGAGGCTATGGATAATGCTTTGGCTGAGGTAAAATCTATCGCAAGATTGATTAAAGATCGCATTGATATTGAAGCTGAAATTATTGTTGAAATTGGCAAGCCCGAGCAAGCAATTTCTAGAATAACAAATAAAGACAAGACTATAAAAGTGATTGTGCTCGGTTCTGGATCTGGACGAGCCGGGCCAGGTCCGCTTGTCTCAAGGATTGGTCGAGGTAAGGCACTGACTGAACGGCCCGTGGCCATTACAATTATTCCCGGTAATTTGACCGATGATGAATTGGACGAAATGGGCGGGGCTAGCCACTAA
- the mutS gene encoding DNA mismatch repair protein MutS: MSKSPSPFLLQYLEIKERHKDALLFFRMGDFYELFFEDAQIAAEALDITLTARGQHSGEPIPMAGVPFHAAEGYLAKLIRSGHCVAVCEQLETPEEAKKRGSKSVVNRDVVRIVTPGTLTEDSLLDARSSNILAAIGVSAGGIEGGIALADVSTGRFEVFETAPEAFGEVLASLAPKELLMSDSVMARPLISNMLESLKTAVTPRPGAKADKVSGERQLKDTLGVKSLDAFGSFSNAELSACALLLDYLHLTQAGETPRLDPPKRHLSSSFMAIDPATRSSLEIDVSAQGSRKGSLLSTIDCTITAPGARRLADNLSRPLIDLVSINCRLDAVSLFVSDRDLREEVRKALRDSADIERARMRLQLGRGGPKDLRALALGLKSGALAARLLRSGIAGLPSLLDEACTVLDLEQQEELAAFAQTLETAIKEDSPVLARDGGFIATGYDPSLDEVRSLRDDSRKIIAGLQADYAEKTGIPSLKIRHNKVLGYFIDVTTRNASAMQNGPHASDFIHRQTLASAMRFTTTELGDLDGRIARAEEEGKAREMEIFNALVLEAENLSSKLRAAADALAAIDVAAGLAQWAEDNRAIRPQLNNSTQFNAVGARHPVVEASLRKAGDGFTANDCCLDASGGDTARLMMITGPNMAGKSTYLRQNALLAIMAQAGCFVPAQKFELGLVDRVFSRVGASDDLSRGRSTFMVEMIETAAILNQAGPKAFVILDEVGRGTATYDGLAIAWAAVEHLHEKNKCRALFATHYHELTDLAEKLSHAGNASLRAKDWQGDLVFLHDVKPGPADRSYGVQVAKLAGMPRDAVKRAEEVLLRLEGEAQKGGFQLDDLPLFAAVAEPAPNLVPSEVEKMLVDVDVDGITPREALEILYAMKQKLS, translated from the coding sequence ATGTCAAAATCACCATCCCCTTTTTTGCTCCAATATCTAGAGATTAAAGAACGTCATAAGGACGCGCTATTATTTTTTAGAATGGGAGATTTTTATGAGCTCTTCTTTGAAGACGCGCAGATCGCGGCCGAAGCCCTAGATATCACACTTACGGCTAGAGGGCAGCATTCTGGCGAGCCTATTCCAATGGCGGGCGTGCCATTTCACGCGGCTGAAGGTTATCTGGCTAAATTGATCCGCTCTGGCCATTGTGTGGCGGTTTGCGAGCAGCTGGAGACTCCAGAAGAAGCAAAAAAACGTGGTTCAAAGAGTGTCGTGAACCGTGATGTGGTACGAATTGTCACACCGGGGACTTTGACAGAAGATTCTCTTTTAGATGCGCGTTCTTCGAATATTCTTGCGGCAATAGGTGTTTCAGCTGGGGGAATTGAGGGAGGTATTGCTTTAGCGGACGTCTCAACAGGGCGGTTTGAGGTGTTTGAGACAGCGCCGGAAGCGTTTGGAGAGGTCTTGGCTTCTCTGGCACCAAAAGAGTTGTTGATGAGCGATAGCGTAATGGCGCGGCCGCTGATTTCAAATATGCTGGAAAGTTTAAAAACAGCAGTGACACCTCGCCCGGGGGCCAAAGCGGACAAAGTATCTGGAGAGCGACAATTAAAAGATACATTGGGTGTGAAATCACTTGATGCTTTTGGCAGTTTTTCCAATGCAGAATTGTCTGCCTGTGCATTGCTGTTGGATTATCTTCATCTGACACAAGCAGGAGAAACGCCGCGTCTTGATCCGCCAAAGCGGCATTTAAGCTCTAGTTTTATGGCGATTGATCCAGCGACGAGATCTAGTCTGGAAATTGATGTGTCAGCGCAGGGAAGCCGAAAAGGGTCGTTGCTATCGACAATTGATTGCACGATCACGGCACCAGGTGCGCGACGTTTGGCAGATAATTTGTCACGACCTCTTATCGACTTAGTGTCGATAAATTGTCGACTTGATGCAGTAAGTTTGTTTGTTTCGGATAGAGATTTACGTGAAGAAGTGCGTAAAGCGTTGCGAGATAGTGCAGACATCGAGCGAGCACGTATGCGATTGCAATTGGGGCGGGGTGGTCCCAAAGATTTGCGTGCTTTGGCGCTTGGATTGAAATCAGGTGCCCTCGCAGCGCGATTGCTTAGGTCAGGCATTGCGGGTTTGCCATCCTTACTTGATGAAGCTTGCACTGTTTTAGATTTAGAGCAGCAAGAAGAATTAGCTGCTTTTGCACAGACACTGGAAACAGCGATAAAAGAAGATTCTCCTGTGTTGGCGCGTGATGGAGGTTTCATCGCCACAGGATATGATCCTTCACTGGATGAAGTGCGTTCATTGCGAGATGATAGCCGAAAAATCATCGCTGGATTACAAGCTGATTATGCCGAAAAAACCGGTATTCCGAGTTTGAAAATTCGTCATAATAAAGTTTTGGGATATTTTATTGATGTGACGACACGCAACGCATCTGCGATGCAAAATGGTCCACATGCTTCTGACTTTATCCATCGTCAGACATTGGCATCTGCAATGCGTTTCACCACAACCGAACTTGGTGATTTAGATGGCCGCATTGCGCGGGCAGAAGAAGAGGGCAAAGCGCGTGAAATGGAAATTTTCAATGCGCTGGTTTTGGAAGCAGAAAACTTATCATCAAAATTGAGAGCGGCTGCTGATGCATTGGCGGCGATTGATGTTGCGGCTGGTCTGGCGCAGTGGGCTGAAGATAACCGTGCAATTCGCCCGCAATTGAATAATAGCACTCAGTTTAATGCTGTAGGTGCGCGTCATCCAGTTGTGGAGGCATCGCTTAGAAAAGCAGGCGATGGTTTTACCGCGAATGATTGTTGTTTGGATGCAAGTGGCGGTGATACGGCGCGATTGATGATGATTACAGGGCCAAACATGGCTGGTAAATCAACTTATCTGAGGCAGAATGCTTTGCTAGCGATAATGGCGCAAGCTGGTTGTTTTGTGCCTGCTCAGAAATTTGAGTTGGGATTGGTTGATCGTGTGTTTTCGCGTGTGGGTGCGTCTGATGATCTTTCGCGGGGGCGGTCTACCTTTATGGTCGAAATGATTGAAACGGCAGCGATATTAAACCAAGCCGGGCCTAAAGCGTTTGTTATACTGGATGAAGTCGGGCGGGGAACGGCAACATATGATGGCTTGGCGATTGCTTGGGCGGCGGTTGAGCATTTACACGAAAAAAACAAATGTCGCGCTTTGTTTGCGACCCATTATCACGAATTAACTGACCTTGCCGAAAAGCTAAGCCATGCGGGGAATGCGTCTCTTCGCGCAAAGGATTGGCAGGGTGATCTGGTCTTTTTGCACGATGTTAAACCCGGACCGGCTGATCGGTCCTATGGTGTGCAAGTTGCTAAGCTTGCAGGAATGCCAAGAGATGCGGTGAAACGGGCAGAAGAAGTCTTGTTGCGCTTGGAAGGTGAGGCCCAAAAAGGCGGGTTCCAATTGGATGATTTACCGCTATTTGCGGCTGTCGCTGAACCTGCACCAAACCTTGTGCCAAGTGAAGTTGAAAAAATGCTAGTCGATGTCGATGTGGACGGTATTACGCCGCGCGAGGCATTGGAAATTTTGTACGCAATGAAACAAAAATTGTCCTGA
- a CDS encoding copper chaperone PCu(A)C yields the protein MSWNTFGNSLGLVCSALILASACSPSNKVDENVSSATEPSTISQPDVSLVESAINIQNGIIRPPLGGKTVTAGYFTMVLGQDDRIISVSSDVAETIELHTHEMSDGMMQMRKVDSVDVNAGVPVVFEPKGLHLMIFGVNDVKEGDTADVTFTFESGRTASALFTVSTPDVSKDAGHKH from the coding sequence ATGTCTTGGAATACTTTTGGAAACTCACTCGGTTTAGTTTGTTCAGCGTTGATTTTGGCCTCGGCTTGCTCGCCTAGCAATAAAGTTGATGAGAATGTGTCTTCTGCAACTGAGCCTTCAACAATAAGTCAGCCTGATGTGAGCCTCGTTGAGTCAGCGATCAACATCCAAAACGGAATTATTCGTCCGCCTCTGGGTGGTAAAACTGTTACGGCTGGGTATTTCACTATGGTGTTAGGGCAAGATGATCGCATTATTTCAGTGTCATCTGATGTTGCCGAAACTATAGAGCTTCACACGCATGAAATGTCAGATGGCATGATGCAGATGCGCAAAGTAGATAGTGTTGATGTGAACGCTGGCGTGCCCGTTGTTTTTGAGCCCAAAGGTTTGCACTTAATGATTTTCGGTGTGAATGACGTTAAAGAGGGTGACACTGCTGATGTGACGTTCACTTTTGAATCTGGACGAACCGCAAGTGCATTATTTACAGTTTCTACGCCAGATGTGTCAAAAGACGCTGGACATAAACATTAA
- a CDS encoding NifU family protein, translating to MFIQTEATPNPETLKFLPGREVSPKTPYEFLNEKEAGSSPLAAFLFTLKGVKTVFLGADFVALTKTQETDWAILKPQALAAIMDHFVSGMPVMADYSDPAPVEEVIYEGENAEIVAEIKELIETRVRPAVANDGGDIIFEKFDVDTGVVTLQMRGACAGCPSSTMTLKSGIENMLRHYVPEVTAVEAAAM from the coding sequence ATGTTTATTCAGACCGAAGCTACACCAAATCCAGAAACCTTGAAGTTTCTTCCGGGTCGTGAAGTGTCTCCTAAGACGCCGTATGAATTTCTAAATGAGAAGGAAGCTGGCTCATCTCCGCTTGCAGCTTTCTTGTTTACTCTCAAGGGCGTAAAAACGGTTTTCCTTGGTGCTGATTTCGTGGCTCTCACAAAAACACAAGAAACAGACTGGGCGATTTTGAAGCCTCAAGCGCTGGCTGCAATCATGGATCATTTCGTATCTGGAATGCCCGTCATGGCGGATTATAGTGATCCGGCTCCGGTTGAAGAAGTCATATATGAAGGCGAAAATGCAGAAATAGTCGCAGAAATCAAAGAATTGATTGAAACACGTGTGCGTCCAGCCGTTGCCAATGATGGTGGTGACATTATTTTTGAAAAATTTGATGTTGATACGGGTGTGGTGACGCTGCAAATGCGGGGTGCATGTGCAGGATGTCCATCATCAACGATGACGTTGAAAAGTGGTATTGAGAACATGTTGCGCCACTATGTACCAGAGGTAACAGCGGTAGAAGCCGCTGCAATGTAA
- the murJ gene encoding murein biosynthesis integral membrane protein MurJ: MSLARNVFVQSSLTFGSRILGFIREAVIFAKLGAGPLTDAYLTAQQFPNLFRRLLAEGAFAQAFVPLYTRSQAEEGDEVATRMATETLSMLFTVTIILSLIAQFCMPWIMMVLQAGYRNDPDIFNLSILLTQITMPYLAGMALSALFAGVLNAAGRFVLSAAAPTLMNICLLIAAFSFNEPRMVALACSVATLIAGILQAAVLWFGARNQGVHLKFRLPRITPAVKDVAKIAVPGALAASATQINIIVSSSIASFEAGAKGWLASADRFYQLPLGIVGVAVGVAILPRLSRAMSKVGSSEDTHRTLDEGISLAMALTLPAAVALAIIPFFLIDALFGRGQFDASDSTLAASALIHYAWGVPAFVLVKVLAPAFFARHDTKRPMQFAVVSVLVNTVLGAGAFFWLRGQGEYGFPALAAATSFAAWLNVSMLWLTLIKRGDYKPSGLLISRMLRVFVSCGILGGFLYFANDYKNLTQTYLWESQILALIATVAVGGILYGIAALVTGAVSLREIRNAMRRSAT, from the coding sequence ATGAGCTTAGCCCGCAATGTCTTTGTCCAATCAAGTTTGACATTTGGAAGCAGAATTCTGGGCTTTATTCGTGAGGCCGTGATTTTTGCAAAATTGGGGGCAGGCCCTCTTACAGATGCCTATTTAACAGCGCAGCAATTTCCCAACCTGTTTCGGCGCTTGTTAGCTGAAGGAGCATTCGCGCAGGCATTTGTTCCTTTATATACGCGGTCGCAGGCAGAAGAGGGTGATGAAGTCGCGACACGGATGGCGACAGAAACGCTCTCCATGTTGTTTACGGTGACGATAATTCTGTCACTTATTGCCCAGTTTTGTATGCCGTGGATTATGATGGTTTTACAGGCGGGTTATCGTAATGATCCTGACATATTCAACCTGTCTATTTTACTCACTCAGATAACAATGCCCTATCTGGCGGGTATGGCACTTTCGGCCTTGTTTGCGGGTGTGTTAAACGCCGCTGGTCGGTTTGTGCTATCGGCAGCTGCGCCGACTTTGATGAATATCTGTTTGTTGATTGCTGCTTTCAGTTTTAATGAGCCCAGAATGGTCGCGCTTGCATGTTCTGTGGCAACTTTAATAGCGGGTATTTTGCAGGCAGCTGTTTTGTGGTTTGGCGCCCGTAATCAGGGTGTGCATTTAAAGTTCAGGCTGCCGCGCATTACGCCTGCTGTGAAAGATGTCGCTAAGATTGCTGTTCCCGGCGCTTTGGCTGCCAGTGCAACGCAGATAAATATCATTGTTTCATCATCAATTGCTTCTTTTGAAGCAGGTGCAAAAGGTTGGCTGGCTTCAGCGGATCGGTTTTATCAATTGCCGCTGGGTATTGTCGGTGTGGCTGTTGGGGTAGCGATATTGCCTAGATTATCCCGTGCTATGAGCAAGGTGGGGTCTTCTGAGGACACGCATAGGACGCTGGATGAAGGTATCTCATTGGCAATGGCTTTAACGCTGCCTGCCGCTGTGGCGCTGGCGATAATACCGTTCTTTTTGATTGATGCTTTGTTTGGCCGGGGCCAGTTTGATGCATCGGATTCAACATTAGCTGCGAGTGCTTTAATCCATTATGCGTGGGGTGTGCCGGCTTTTGTGTTGGTGAAGGTGTTGGCTCCAGCATTTTTTGCGCGCCATGATACAAAACGTCCAATGCAATTTGCTGTCGTGTCAGTTCTGGTCAACACAGTTTTGGGTGCGGGTGCTTTTTTCTGGCTACGTGGGCAAGGTGAATATGGGTTTCCTGCATTAGCTGCGGCGACAAGTTTTGCAGCTTGGCTGAATGTTTCCATGCTATGGCTGACATTGATTAAGCGGGGCGATTACAAACCTAGCGGGTTGTTGATTAGCCGAATGCTGCGCGTCTTTGTTTCGTGCGGAATACTGGGAGGCTTCCTGTATTTTGCTAATGATTATAAAAATTTGACCCAGACATATCTTTGGGAATCTCAGATATTGGCGTTAATCGCGACGGTTGCAGTCGGTGGTATATTGTATGGGATCGCCGCATTGGTGACGGGTGCGGTTTCTTTGCGTGAAATTCGCAATGCCATGCGTAGGTCTGCAACTTAA
- a CDS encoding [protein-PII] uridylyltransferase, with translation MTELSPTQKTVQRRSKPGAWRISDIIDSRNLRVQLTAAHMDHANDRTKARQRVIDLLHGALFRGRMIAQERLEAGADGLDTANLLSAVMDEVLHALYDYTTVHVIRANNPTMGERMAVMAVGGYGRCALAPSSDVDLLFVRTYKQTAWAESVIEFMLYALWDLGLKVGHAFRTIDECIRLSKEDYTIRTAILDKRLLFGDKDVAKELDDRFDKDIVEGRAAEFVQAKLEERDRRVSREGSSRFRVEPNVKESKGGLRDLQTLFWLAKYIHGGSNFNGVLKNHVFSKSDAAIFRREARFLWTVRCHLHYVAGRAEDRLSFDLQPEIASRMGFVDKAGMSGVERFMKRYFLAAKEVGALTRILCAKLEAIEQKKPSGLLRFMPAPVPKLLDDKRFVLDAGRVSYASADAVKDDPLNLFRLFKVADKGGYDIHPNAIANARENLKELKVSYRKDPEAQELFIDVVTSKHHPGTTLKIMNETGVLGHFLPEFGRIVGQTQFNMYHHYTVDEHTIRAVEAMNDIERHVLVSEHPLATEIFPKVQHRRALYLAMLLHDTGKGQGDQQIEGAKTARGACLRLGMEPEEAELVAWLVGNHLEMSDTAQRRDISDPRTVSTFAKKVGTVERLRLLLILTVCDIRAVGPGVWNSWKGQLLRELYYATEAALRGGRADEVSVQAQIAKRATLGREALFEKIGKLPASFENLEDAYWISFETDVQAWHAETITASGGETTSAARIEKELSATQVLVFADDRARLYADLCKVLTSAGADILSARLFSTGNDKVLDVFEIQTSSGEPFCEGDPERLKFLTTALQAVAAGEKPEHELADDNFKASRRQAAFIVEPVVSIDKKASDNAIVLELSGRNRQGLMQEIANVFVNQGLSIQSAHAESYGMLVHDVFYVEAQGEDVLDEALLTKELLEVLRRGDLEAPRTPARALKRAKTSENR, from the coding sequence ATGACAGAATTAAGCCCGACACAAAAAACCGTACAGCGTCGCTCCAAACCGGGGGCATGGCGTATCTCAGATATTATTGATTCCAGAAATTTACGTGTGCAGCTAACGGCTGCACATATGGATCATGCGAATGATCGTACAAAAGCACGCCAACGCGTGATTGATCTGTTGCATGGTGCGTTATTCCGTGGACGGATGATTGCACAAGAGCGTCTAGAAGCAGGCGCAGATGGTCTGGATACAGCGAACCTTTTATCGGCTGTTATGGATGAGGTGCTTCACGCTTTATATGATTATACTACCGTACATGTCATTCGGGCGAACAATCCGACGATGGGCGAACGTATGGCCGTTATGGCTGTGGGCGGGTATGGGCGCTGTGCGTTAGCTCCATCATCAGATGTCGATCTGCTATTTGTACGCACATATAAGCAAACAGCTTGGGCTGAAAGTGTGATTGAATTCATGCTCTATGCTTTGTGGGATTTGGGGCTGAAGGTTGGACATGCATTTCGAACGATCGACGAATGTATCCGGCTCTCTAAAGAAGATTACACAATACGCACAGCAATTCTCGATAAGCGTTTGTTATTTGGAGATAAAGACGTCGCCAAAGAATTAGATGATCGATTTGACAAAGATATTGTTGAAGGGCGTGCTGCAGAATTTGTACAAGCTAAACTAGAAGAGCGTGATCGTCGTGTGTCTCGAGAGGGAAGTTCGAGATTTCGCGTGGAGCCGAACGTCAAAGAAAGCAAGGGGGGATTGAGAGATCTGCAGACTTTGTTCTGGTTGGCGAAATACATTCATGGTGGTTCTAACTTTAATGGCGTATTGAAAAACCATGTTTTTTCAAAATCTGATGCAGCAATATTTCGCCGTGAAGCGCGCTTTTTGTGGACTGTCAGATGCCATTTGCATTATGTCGCGGGTCGCGCTGAAGATAGATTAAGTTTTGACCTTCAGCCCGAAATTGCGTCTCGCATGGGCTTTGTTGACAAGGCCGGCATGAGCGGTGTCGAGCGATTTATGAAACGCTATTTTCTTGCGGCAAAAGAAGTGGGAGCGCTTACGCGTATATTGTGCGCAAAGCTGGAAGCTATTGAACAAAAGAAGCCTTCAGGTCTTTTGCGATTCATGCCTGCACCAGTGCCAAAATTACTTGATGACAAGCGGTTTGTACTTGACGCCGGGCGTGTATCGTATGCGAGCGCTGACGCTGTGAAGGATGACCCCTTGAATTTGTTTCGATTATTCAAGGTCGCGGATAAAGGTGGGTACGATATTCATCCAAACGCAATTGCAAACGCGCGAGAAAATCTCAAAGAATTGAAAGTGTCTTATCGCAAAGATCCTGAAGCTCAAGAATTGTTTATTGATGTTGTGACTTCGAAACATCATCCCGGAACAACACTGAAAATCATGAATGAAACAGGTGTTTTAGGTCATTTCCTACCAGAATTTGGTCGGATTGTTGGTCAGACGCAATTCAACATGTACCATCATTATACTGTGGATGAGCATACTATTCGTGCCGTTGAGGCGATGAATGATATTGAACGCCATGTACTTGTCAGTGAACATCCATTGGCGACGGAAATCTTTCCTAAAGTGCAGCATCGACGTGCTTTATACCTTGCAATGCTTTTGCATGATACAGGGAAAGGGCAAGGTGATCAGCAGATTGAAGGTGCCAAAACGGCGCGTGGAGCCTGTTTGCGATTGGGTATGGAGCCGGAAGAGGCTGAGCTTGTGGCATGGCTGGTCGGAAACCACCTCGAAATGAGTGACACCGCGCAAAGGCGGGATATTTCTGATCCTAGGACTGTGTCTACATTCGCGAAAAAAGTTGGTACTGTAGAACGGTTGCGTCTTCTTTTGATACTGACTGTTTGTGATATTCGCGCCGTTGGTCCAGGCGTTTGGAATAGTTGGAAAGGCCAATTGCTGAGGGAATTGTATTACGCCACCGAAGCTGCACTTCGTGGTGGACGGGCAGATGAAGTGTCTGTGCAGGCGCAAATTGCCAAAAGGGCGACCCTTGGACGTGAAGCTTTGTTTGAAAAGATTGGAAAGCTGCCAGCTTCTTTTGAAAATCTGGAAGATGCTTACTGGATTTCTTTTGAGACAGATGTACAAGCTTGGCATGCTGAAACTATCACCGCATCTGGTGGTGAGACGACATCTGCCGCCAGAATAGAAAAAGAATTAAGTGCCACTCAAGTTCTTGTTTTTGCTGATGATCGTGCGCGTTTATATGCGGATTTGTGTAAAGTGCTTACGAGCGCAGGGGCAGATATTTTATCGGCACGCTTATTCTCTACTGGCAATGATAAAGTGCTGGATGTTTTTGAAATTCAAACCAGTTCGGGGGAGCCTTTTTGTGAAGGTGATCCAGAGCGATTGAAGTTTCTTACGACTGCATTACAAGCGGTGGCTGCTGGTGAAAAACCTGAGCATGAATTGGCGGACGATAATTTTAAGGCCTCTCGTCGCCAAGCCGCGTTTATCGTCGAGCCAGTTGTTTCAATTGATAAAAAAGCATCTGATAATGCTATTGTGCTTGAATTATCTGGTCGCAACCGACAAGGTCTGATGCAGGAAATAGCAAATGTTTTTGTTAATCAGGGCTTGTCCATTCAATCGGCTCACGCCGAAAGTTATGGAATGCTTGTGCATGATGTTTTCTATGTTGAGGCTCAGGGTGAAGATGTCCTTGATGAAGCATTGCTGACAAAAGAATTGTTGGAAGTCTTGCGTCGCGGTGATTTAGAGGCTCCAAGAACACCAGCGCGAGCCTTGAAGCGCGCGAAGACCTCAGAAAACAGATAG